From a single Brettanomyces bruxellensis chromosome 7, complete sequence genomic region:
- the RPL15B gene encoding 60S ribosomal protein L15B (BUSCO:EOG09264L0C), whose translation MGAYKYVEELHRKKQSDVMRFLSRVRCWEYRQKNVIHRASRPTRPETARKLGYKAKQGFVVYRVRIRRGNRKRPVRKGVNYGKPTTQGINELKYQKPMRATAEERVGRRVSNLRVLNSYWVNQDSSYKYFEVICVDPFHKAIRRDPRYNWICNPVHKHREQRGLTSAGKKYRGIKKGHLYNKTRKGQYHNWKVHNTLSLWRYRH comes from the coding sequence ATGGGTGCCTACAAATACGTTGAAGAATTGCACAGAAAGAAGCAGTCTGATGTTATGAGATTCTTGTCAAGAGTCAGATGCTGGGAATACAGACAAAAGAATGTTATTCACAGAGCTTCGAGACCAACCAGGCCAGAAACCGCCAGAAAGTTGGGATACAAGGCCAAGCAGGGATTTGTTGTCTACAGAGTCAGAATCAGAAGAGGTAACAGAAAGAGACCTGTCAGAAAGGGTGTTAACTACGGTAAGCCAACAACTCAGGGTATTAATGAGTTGAAGTACCAGAAGCCAATGAGAGCTACTGCCGAGGAGAGAGTTGGAAGGAGAGTGAGTAACTTGAGAGTTCTTAACTCATACTGGGTTAACCAGGATTCTTCATACAAGTACTTTGAGGTTATTTGTGTTGATCCATTCCACAAGGCTATCAGAAGAGACCCAAGATACAACTGGATCTGCAACCCTGTTCACAAGCACAGAGAACAGAGAGGTCTCACTTCCGCTGGAAAGAAGTACAGAGGTATCAAGAAGGGCCATTTGTACAACAAGACCAGAAAGGGTCAATACCACAACTGGAAGGTTCACAACACTCTTTCTTTGTGGAGATACAGACATTAA
- the ADE17 gene encoding bifunctional phosphoribosylaminoimidazolecarboxamide formyltransferase/IMP cyclohydrolase, with translation MAETKAYEKTAILSVYDKTGLLDLAKGLIAHKVRLLASGGTARLLRESGFPVEDVSTITHAPEMLGGRVKTLHPAVHGGILARDTESDNKELAQYHIEKVDFVVCNLYPFEETVAKINVTIAEAVEQIDIGGVTLLRAAAKNHARVTIVSDPNDYPAFLEDLQQYNEISEPLRKKFALKAFERTAQYDSDISDFFRKKYAEGTCQLPLRYGVNPHQKPAQAFMKVGKLPFTVLNGAPGYINLLDALNSWPLVKELSASLNLPAAASFKHVSPAGAAVGIPLTETEKKVFFVDHIKNLSPLANAYARARGADRMSSFGDFIALSNIVDVPTATIISKEVSDGVIAPGYEPEALAILKKKKRGKYCILQIDPNYNPPSKETRQVYGVCLEQKHNDAIINSSSFKEIVSQNTKLTDQSIIDLTVATIALKYTQSNSVCYAKNGMVVGLGAGQQSRIHCTRLAGDKCNNLWFRQHPRVLSMKWAHGVKRPEKANAIDLFVTGQIPTEEPEKSDYESKFAEIPKPLSAEERKEWLSKLTDVALSSDAFFPFSDNVFRAARSGVKYIAAPCGSINDKAVIDAANARGIVFVENPIRLFHH, from the coding sequence ATGGCAGAAACGAAAGCTTACGAGAAGACAGCAATTTTGTCTGTCTACGATAAAACCGGACTACTTGACCTTGCCAAGGGCCTCATTGCCCACAAGGTGAGATTGCTAGCTTCCGGAGGCACAGCCCGTCTTTTGAGGGAGTCAGGTTTCCCGGTGGAAGATGTTTCAACCATTACCCATGCCCCAGAGATGCTTGGTGGCCGGGTTAAAACTTTGCATCCTGCAGTTCATGGAGGTATTTTGGCAAGAGACACGGAGTCTGACAACAAGGAGCTGGCCCAGTACCACATTGAAAAGGTGGACTTCGTCGTTTGCAACTTGTACCCATTTGAGGAAACAGTTGCCAAGATAAATGTGACAATTGCGGAGGCAGTTGAGCAGATTGATATTGGAGGAGTCACCTTGCTCCGTGCAGCAGCCAAGAATCATGCGAGAGTGACGATTGTTTCGGATCCAAACGACTATCCGGCATTCCTCGAGGATCTCCAGCAGTACAACGAGATTTCGGAGCCCCTCAGAAAGAAGTTTGCACTAAAAGCCTTCGAGAGAACTGCACAGTACGATTCGGATATATCTGACTTCTTCAGGAAGAAATACGCAGAGGGAACCTGCCAGCTCCCTCTCAGATATGGTGTGAATCCTCACCAGAAGCCTGCCCAGGCCTTCATGAAGGTCGGAAAGCTTCCATTCACAGTTTTGAACGGTGCTCCAGGCTACATCAACCTTCTTGATGCTCTTAACTCGTGGCCTTTGGTCAAGGAGCTTTCTGCATCTTTGAATCTTCCTGCTGCTGCATCCTTCAAGCACGTTTCACCAGCTGGTGCTGCAGTTGGCATCCCATTGACCGAGACCGAGAAGAAGGTTTTCTTTGTTGATCACATCAAGAACCTCTCACCTTTGGCAAATGCTTACGCCAGGGCCAGGGGTGCCGACAGAATGTCGTCATTCGGTGATTTCATTGCTCTTTCGAACATTGTCGATGTCCCTACTGCCACCATCATCTCTAAGGAGGTTTCAGACGGTGTTATTGCTCCAGGCTACGAGCCTGAAGCTTTGGCgatcttgaaaaagaagaagagaggTAAGTACTGCATTTTGCAGATTGATCCAAACTACAATCCACCTTCCAAGGAGACCAGGCAGGTGTACGGAGTGTGCTTGGAGCAGAAGCACAATGATGCCATCATCAACTCGTCGTCGTTCAAAGAGATTGTTTCTCAAAACACCAAGCTCACCGACCAGTCCATCATTGATTTAACCGTTGCTACAATTGCCTTGAAGTACACGCAGTCGAACTCAGTGTGCTACGCTAAAAACGGTATGGTTGTTGGTCTTGGAGCCGGCCAGCAATCACGTATTCACTGTACGAGATTGGCAGGAGACAAGTGCAACAATCTTTGGTTCAGGCAGCACCCAAGAGTGCTTTCCATGAAGTGGGCGCACGGAGTTAAGAGACCTGAAAAGGCCAATGCAATTGACTTGTTTGTGACTGGACAGATTCCAACCGAGGAGCCTGAAAAGAGCGATTACGAGTCGAAGTTTGCCGAAATTCCAAAGCCTTTGTCTGCCGAGGAGAGAAAGGAGTGGCTTTCGAAACTTACGGATGTTGCACTTTCGTCAGATGCATTTTTCCCATTCTCGGACAATGTTTTCAGGGCTGCTCGTTCCGGTGTCAAGTACATCGCTGCACCATGTGGATCCATTAACGACAAGGCGGTGATTGATGCTGCCAATGCTCGCGGTATTGTTTTTGTCGAGAATCCAATCAGGTTGTTCCACCATTAG
- the GSC2 gene encoding 1,3-beta-glucan synthase gsc2, with protein sequence MSYNENYDGNNGQRGYYGENGAGQADPGMSRGEYYEQVPQGGQGAQGGQIPQDANGYYEQGYQDGGYYDQQGQAMGDQGQQGQQSQPMNGQPSQQMGNQMNSQMGNQQGYYEPGHGDEAYSDFSYGQAGGTASGTQYDEYGGGAQYTPSQMSYGGGRSSGASTPAYGAAPYDQGMVVLPTDPYPAWTADNQAPVTVEQIEDIFIDLSNKFGFQRDSMRNVFDYFMTLLDSRSSRMSPSQALLSLHADYVGGDRANYKRWYFAAQMDIDDEIGFRNLEVGKMSRKARKAKRKSKKARKAVEENGGDTSKTLSELEGDDSLQAADYRWKAKMNGLTPFERVRQIALWLLLWGESNQVRFTPELLCFVYKCALDYLYSDACKNRTDPVAEGDYLNRVVTPVYQFLRDQVYQVVDGRFVKREHDHNHVIGYDDVNQLFWYPEGIARMAVDDGTRIIDFPPEERFFHLGDVDWDKAFFKTYKEVRTWLHVVTNFNRVWIIHISMFWIYVAYNAPTLYTHNYVQVLNNQPLASSRWASAALGGTVAVIINIFATIFEWFFVPRAWAGRQHLARRMMFLVLLLAINLAPVVFVFAWAGLQTYSKSAYAVSIVAFFIAVATICYLALMPLGGLFTSYMKSSSRRYVAQQTFTASFYKLHGLDMYLSWLLWFCVFIAKFSESYFFLVLSIKDPIRDLSISVMRCRGESWFGDVLCRQQARITLGLMIATDFILFFLDTYMWYILVNCVFSVGRSFYLGISILTPWRNIFTRLPKRIYSKILATTDMEIKYKPKVLISQVWNAIIISMYREHLLAIDHVQKLLYHQVPSEVEGKRTLRAPTFFISQDDNNFETEFFPKNSEAERRISFFAQSLATPIPEPLPVDNMPTFTVFTPHYSEKILLSLREIIREDDQFSRVTLLEYLKQLHPIEWDCFVKDTKILAEETAAYENNGEDKDDEVKQEIDDLPFYCIGFKSSAPEYTLRTRIWASLRSQTLYRTVSGFMNYARAIKLLYRVENPEIVQMFGGNAEGLERELERMARRKFKFVVSMQRLTKFKPAELENAEFLLRAYPDLQIAYLDEEPPLHEGEEPRIYSALIDGHCEILENGRRRPKFRIQLSGNPILGDGKSDNQNHALIFTRGEYLELIDANQDNYLEECLKIRSVLAEFEDMNVEHVNPYAPTLNKEPGKVTHPVAIVGAREYIFSENSGVLGDVAAGKEQTFGTLFARTLAQIGGKLHYGHPDFLNAIWMTTRGGISKAQKGLHLNEDIYAGMKAMIRGGRIKHCEYFQCGKGRDLGFGSILNFTTKIGAGMGEQILSREYYYMGTQLPLDRFLTFYYAHLGFHINNLFIQLSLQMFMLTLVNLNGLAHESIICIYDKNKPITDILYPLGCYNLSPAIDWIRRYTLSIFIVFFISFVPLLVQELIERGIWRMCYRVGRDFISLSPLFEVFTAQIYSSSLINNVCVGGARYIATGRGFATSRIPFSVLYSRFADSTIYMGARLLIMLLFSTVAHWQPALLWFWAIIVAFLFSPFVFNPHQFAWDDYFIDYRDFIRWLSRGNTKWHRNSWIGFVRLTRSRITGLKRKTIGDSSEKGAGDFTKPHRSNLLFSDTIPCALYTAGLFVCFTFMNSQNEVNKSSKVNSCLRVVICALAPIVIDMGVLGGCLGISCCAGPLLGVCCKKTGAVMAGIAHGIAVVVNLIFYIVMWCLEGFSFVRMLIGLATMIYIQRLVFKIITLCFLTREFKNDRSNIAFWTGKWYGSGLGIAAWTQPTREFFAKVIEMSQFAGDFVLGHVILFLQFPILLLPYIDKWHSLMLFWLKPNKQIRPPIYSLKQARLRKRMIRKYSALYFFVLIVFVVLIAAPAVVGAMDLVNFDDISLPSFAEGLFQPRHQSNNDTGFGSGTYKPHWTTTTSLKTFSTKA encoded by the coding sequence ATGTCGTACAACGAGAATTATGACGGAAACAACGGCCAGCGAGGATACTACGGAGAGAACGGAGCTGGGCAGGCGGATCCTGGGATGAGCCGGGGGGAGTATTACGAACAGGTTCCCCAAGGTGGACAGGGTGCACAAGGTGGACAGATTCCACAGGATGCAAATGGGTACTACGAACAAGGGTACCAGGATGGCGGATACTATGACCAGCAGGGCCAGGCGATGGGCGATCAGGGCCAGCAGGGCCAGCAAAGCCAGCCAATGAACGGTCAGCCGAGCCAGCAGATGGGCAACCAGATGAACAGCCAAATGGGCAACCAACAAGGATACTACGAGCCCGGCCACGGAGACGAGGCGTACTCGGACTTCAGCTACGGCCAGGCCGGGGGCACAGCATCGGGCACCCAGTACGACGAGTACGGAGGAGGGGCACAGTACACGCCGTCGCAGATGAGCTACGGCGGGGGAAGGTCGTCGGGGGCATCGACCCCTGCTTACGGGGCAGCCCCGTACGACCAGGGCATGGTGGTGCTCCCCACAGACCCGTATCCAGCGTGGACGGCGGACAACCAGGCACCTGTGACTGTGGAACAGATAGAAGATATCTTCATCGACTTGAGCAACAAGTTTGGGTTCCAGCGGGACTCGATGAGAAACGTCTTTGACTACTTCATGACGTTGTTGGACTCGCGGTCGTCGCGGATGTCGCCATCGCAGGCATTGCTCTCATTGCACGCGGACTACGTGGGCGGCGACAGGGCCAACTACAAGCGGTGGTACTTTGCAGCCCAGATGGACATTGACGACGAGATCGGGTTCCGCAACTTGGAGGTGGGAAAGATGAGCAGGAAGGCCCGGAAGGCAAAGCGGAAGTCGAAGAAGGCCCGCAAGGCCGTTGAGGAGAACGGGGGCGACACCAGCAAGACGCTGAGCGAGTTGGAGGGCGACGACTCGTTGCAGGCGGCTGACTACCGGTGGAAAGCCAAGATGAACGGGCTCACACCCTTTGAAAGAGTCCGGCAGATCGCCCTCTGGCTGCTGCTATGGGGCGAGTCGAACCAGGTGCGGTTCACGCCGGAGCTCTTGTGCTTCGTGTACAAGTGTGCCCTGGACTACTTGTACTCGGACGCCTGCAAGAACCGGACGGACCCTGTGGCAGAGGGTGACTATCTGAACCGCGTGGTGACCCCCGTGTACCAGTTCCTGCGGGACCAGGTGTACCAGGTGGTGGACGGGCGGTTCGTCAAGCGCGAGCACGACCACAACCACGTGATCGGCTACGACGACGTCAACCAGCTCTTCTGGTACCCGGAGGGCATCGCCCGGATGGCCGTGGATGACGGCACGCGGATCATCGACTTCCCACCCGAGGAGCGGTTCTTCCACCTCGGCGACGTCGACTGGGACAAGGCCTTCTTCAAGACCTACAAGGAGGTCCGGACCTGGCTCCACGTGGTGACCAACTTCAACCGTGTGTGGATCATCCACATCTCCATGTTCTGGATCTACGTTGCGTACAATGCACCAACTCTCTACACCCACAACTACGTCCAGGTGTTGAACAACCAGCCGCTTGCATCCTCCCGGTGGGCCTCAGCCGCCCTCGGTGGCACTGTGGCagtcatcatcaacatcttcGCCACGATCTTTGAGTGGTTCTTCGTGCCCCGGGCATGGGCCGGCCGCCAGCACCTTGCCCGCCGTATGATGTTCCTCGTGCTGCTCTTAGCAATCAACTTGGCCCCCGTGGTGTTCGTGTTTGCGTGGGCCGGCCTCCAGACGTACTCCAAGTCCGCCTACGCCGTCTCCATCGTCGCGTTCTTCATCGCAGTCGCCACGATCTGCTACTTGGCCCTCATGCCTTTGGGCGGGCTCTTCACGTCGTACATGAAGAGTTCGTCGCGTCGCTACGTCGCCCAGCAGACCTTCACGGCCTCGTTCTACAAGCTCCACGGCCTCGACATGTACTTGTCGTGGCTCTTATGGTTCTGCGTGTTCATCGCCAAGTTCTCCGAGTCCTACTTCTTCCTCGTGCTTTCCATCAAGGACCCGATTCGCGACCTCAGCATCAGCGTCATGCGGTGCAGGGGTGAGTCCTGGTTCGGCGACGTCTTGTGTCGCCAGCAGGCCCGGATCACCTTGGGCCTCATGATCGCAACCGACTTCATCTTGTTCTTCCTCGATACCTACATGTGGTACATCTTGGTCAACTGCGTGTTCTCCGTCGGCCGCTCCTTCTACTTGGGTATCTCCATCTTGACGCCCTGGAGGAACATCTTCACCCGGCTGCCTAAGCGGATCTACTCCAAGATCCTCGCCACAACCGACATGGAGATCAAGTACAAGCCAAAGGTGCTCATCTCCCAGGTCTGGAACGCAATCATCATCTCCATGTACAGGGAGCACTTGCTTGCCATCGACCACGTCCAGAAGTTGTTGTACCACCAGGTGCCATCCGAGGTCGAGGGAAAGAGGACTCTTCGGGCCCCCACATTCTTCATTTCCCAGGACGACAACAACTTCGAGACCGAGTTCTTCCCCAAGAACTCCGAGGCTGAGCGCCGGATATCCTTCTTTGCCCAGTCCTTGGCAACCCCGATCCCAGAGCCTTTGCCAGTCGACAACATGCCAACTTTCACCGTCTTCACGCCTCACTACTCTGAGAAGATCTTGCTCTCTTTGCGTGAGATCATCCGCGAGGACGACCAGTTCTCCAGGGTCACCTTGTTGGAGTACTTGAAGCAGTTGCACCCCATCGAGTGGGACTGCTTTGTCAAGGACACCAAGATCTTGGCCGAAGAGACTGCTGCCTACGAGAACAATGGCGAGGACAAAGACGACGAGGTCAAGCAGGAGATCGACGACTTGCCCTTCTATTGCATCGGCTTCAAGTCCTCTGCTCCTGAATACACTTTGAGAACTCGTATCTGGGCCTCTCTCAGGTCCCAGACCTTGTACAGGACCGTTTCCGGATTCATGAACTACGCTAGGGCCATCAAGTTGTTGTACCGTGTCGAGAACCCGGAGATTGTGCAGATGTTCGGCGGAAACGCAGAGGGTCTAGAGCGTGAGCTCGAGCGTATGGCCAGAAGAAAGTTCAAGTTTGTCGTTTCCATGCAGCGGTTGACCAAGTTCAAGCCTGCCGAGTTGGAGAATGCCGAATTCTTGCTCAGGGCCTACCCAGACTTGCAGATTGCCTACTTGGACGAGGAACCACCACTCCACGAGGGTGAGGAACCTCGAATCTACTCGGCTCTCATCGATGGCCACTGCGAGATCCtggaaaatggaagaagaagaccaaAGTTCAGAATCCAGCTTTCCGGCAACCCGATCTTGGGAGACGGAAAGTCCGACAACCAGAACCACGCACTTATCTTCACCAGAGGTGAGTACTTGGAGTTGATCGATGCCAACCAGGACAACTACTTGGAGGAGTGCTTGAAGATCCGGTCTGTTTTGGCCGAGTTCGAGGACATGAACGTGGAACACGTCAACCCTTACGCTCCAACTTTGAACAAGGAGCCCGGCAAGGTTACCCACCCCGTTGCCATTGTCGGTGCAAGGGAGTACATCTTCTCCGAGAACTCCGGTGTCTTGGGAGACGTTGCTGCCGGAAAAGAGCAGACCTTCGGTACCTTGTTTGCCCGTACTCTTGCCCAGATCGGTGGTAAGTTGCATTACGGTCACCCCGATTTCCTAAATGCCATCTGGATGACCACCAGAGGAGGTATCTCCAAAGCCCAGAAGGGTCTCCACTTGAACGAGGATATCTACGCCGGTATGAAGGCCATGATCCGTGGTGGACGAATCAAGCACTGCGAGTACTTCCAGTGCGGTAAAGGTAGAGATCTTGGTTTCGGCTCCATCTTGAACTTCACCACCAAGATCGGTGCCGGTATGGGTGAGCAGATTCTTTCCCGTGAATACTATTACATGGGAACGCAGCTCCCATTGGACCGCTTCCTCACCTTCTACTACGCGCATCTCGGTTTCCATATCAACAACTTGTTCATCCAGCTCTCGCTTCAGATGTTCATGCTCACCTTGGTCAACTTGAATGGTCTTGCACACGAGTCCATCATCTGCATCTACGACAAGAACAAGCCCATCACCGATATCTTGTATCCGTTGGGCTGCTACAACTTGTCGCCGGCCATCGACTGGATCAGACGTTACACCTTGTCCATATTCATcgtcttcttcatctccttcGTGCCCTTGTTGGTCCAGGAGTTGATCGAGAGGGGAATCTGGAGAATGTGCTACCGTGTGGGCCGCGACTTCATCTCTCTGTCACCTCTATTCGAGGTCTTCACAGCCCAGATCTACTCTTCTTCGCTTATTAACAACGTCTGCGTCGGTGGTGCCCGTTATATTGCCACCGGTAGAGGTTTCGCCACTTCCAGAATCCCATTCTCTGTCTTGTACTCTCGTTTCGCAGACTCTACCATCTACATGGGTGCCAGACTCTTGATCATGCTTCTATTTTCAACCGTCGCTCACTGGCAGCCGGCTTTGCTCTGGTTCTGGGCCATTATCGTTGCCTTCTTGTTCTCTCCATTCGTCTTCAACCCTCACCAGTTCGCCTGGGATGATTACTTCATCGACTACAGGGATTTCATCCGCTGGCTGTCTCGTGGTAACACCAAGTGGCACAGGAATTCGTGGATCGGCTTCGTCCGTCTCACCAGGTCCAGAATCACCGGTTTGAAGCGCAAGACCATCGGAGACTCTTCCGAAAAGGGTGCTGGTGACTTCACCAAGCCTCACCGGTCTAACTTGTTGTTCTCGGACACCATTCCGTGCGCACTCTACACGGCTGGTCTTTTCGTCTGCTTCACATTCATGAATTCTCAGAATGAGGTCAACAAGAGCTCCAAAGTCAACTCCTGTCTCAGAGTCGTCATCTGTGCCTTGGCTCCAATTGTCATCGACATGGGTGTTCTTGGAGGCTGCTTGGGCATTTCATGTTGTGCAGGCCCACTTTTGGGTGTCTGCTGCAAGAAAACAGGTGCCGTTATGGCCGGCATTGCCCACGGTATCGCCGTTGTCGTCAATCTCATCTTCTACATCGTCATGTGGTGCTTGGAGGGCTTCAGTTTCGTCAGAATGTTGATCGGACTCGCCACCATGATCTACATCCAGAGATTGGTGTTCAAGATCATCACCTTGTGTTTCCTCACCCGGGAGTTCAAGAATGATCGCTCGAACATCGCCTTCTGGACCGGTAAATGGTACGGTTCCGGACTTGGAATTGCCGCATGGACTCAACCTACAAGAGAGTTCTTTGCCAAGGTGATCGAGATGTCGCAGTTTGCAGGAGACTTTGTCTTGGGACACGTGATCCTCTTCCTTCAGTTCCCAATCTTGCTTCTTCCTTACATTGACAAGTGGCACTCCTTGATGTTGTTCTGGTTGAAGCCTAACAAGCAGATCAGACCTCCGATCTACTCGCTCAAGCAGGCCAGGTtgagaaagagaatgaTCAGAAAATACTCTGCCTTGTACTTCTTCGTGCTTATCGTCTTTGTTGTGTTGATTGCCGCCCCTGCTGTTGTCGGTGCTATGGACTTGGTCAACTTTGATGACATCTCCTTGCCTTCATTTGCCGAGGGTCTTTTCCAGCCAAGACACCAGAGTAATAACGATACTGGTTTCGGTTCTGGCACTTACAAGCCTCACTGGACCACCACTACATCCTTGAAGACATTCTCCACCAAGGCTTGA